In Mucilaginibacter boryungensis, a single window of DNA contains:
- a CDS encoding sulfatase yields MKYTAGVLLCLITCFSCTLFAQRAKRKPNIIFILADDLGWGELNAYGNTFNETPHLTELAKQGMLFTQAYAAAPICSPTRVSLMTGQYPARVHITDFLPEKTTRFLDPAKYVTVNRALATAGYHSGIIGKWHLDTDFKNHPGGPKEHGFDEVIASETQYIADGDYFYPYDKISTITSGAPGEYLTDRQGQEAKNFIERNKQQPFFLYLAFYSVHTKLDAPGALVDKYKKKFDNKYGDGMALKVFGGPDSRHEAPHTDNPYLAAMIERIDDNVGLVMKTLKENGLDDNTILIFYSDNGSPAKLGNNGGLRMGKGWLYEGGTREDFIIRWPGKIKPNTKSDLPVWTIDMYPTFLEAAGITKPAATLLDGVSLIPYLTKGIKPDRDTFYWHYPSETGDWKPRMASAVRKGDYKLLNFYIDKRFELYNLKDDPDENHNLVNTMPDKVEELKKLLFSWRKDVNAEEPNLSATKTKNE; encoded by the coding sequence ATGAAGTATACTGCGGGTGTTTTGTTATGCTTAATTACCTGTTTCAGCTGTACGCTGTTTGCACAGCGAGCAAAAAGGAAACCGAATATTATTTTCATCCTGGCCGATGATTTAGGATGGGGTGAATTAAATGCTTATGGTAACACTTTTAACGAAACGCCCCATTTAACCGAACTGGCCAAACAAGGAATGTTATTTACCCAGGCTTACGCGGCAGCGCCTATCTGTTCGCCAACACGCGTAAGTTTAATGACGGGGCAATATCCGGCGCGTGTACATATTACCGATTTTTTGCCCGAGAAAACCACCAGGTTCCTTGATCCCGCTAAGTATGTTACTGTAAACAGGGCTTTGGCAACGGCAGGCTATCATAGCGGAATAATTGGGAAATGGCATTTGGATACGGATTTTAAAAACCACCCGGGCGGACCAAAAGAACATGGTTTTGATGAGGTAATAGCATCAGAAACACAATATATTGCCGATGGTGATTATTTTTATCCATATGATAAAATAAGTACGATAACTTCAGGGGCGCCTGGTGAATACCTTACCGACAGGCAAGGCCAGGAGGCTAAAAATTTTATAGAACGGAATAAACAGCAGCCATTTTTTCTGTACCTGGCGTTTTATAGCGTGCATACCAAACTTGATGCGCCCGGGGCGTTGGTAGATAAGTACAAGAAAAAATTTGATAATAAATATGGCGACGGCATGGCGTTAAAAGTTTTTGGCGGCCCGGATTCGCGGCACGAAGCGCCGCATACAGATAACCCATACCTTGCGGCTATGATAGAGCGTATTGATGATAACGTAGGCCTGGTGATGAAAACGCTGAAAGAAAATGGCCTGGACGATAATACTATCCTGATCTTCTATTCAGATAACGGATCGCCGGCTAAACTGGGTAATAACGGGGGGCTGCGTATGGGTAAAGGCTGGTTATATGAGGGTGGTACCCGCGAGGATTTTATAATACGCTGGCCGGGTAAAATTAAACCCAATACCAAATCAGACCTGCCGGTTTGGACCATAGATATGTATCCGACATTTTTAGAAGCCGCGGGGATTACAAAACCCGCAGCAACACTATTAGACGGAGTTAGTTTGATACCTTATCTTACTAAAGGCATAAAACCGGATAGAGATACTTTTTACTGGCATTATCCATCGGAAACGGGTGACTGGAAACCGCGAATGGCGAGCGCGGTAAGAAAAGGTGATTATAAACTGCTCAATTTTTATATTGATAAACGTTTTGAATTATACAACCTTAAAGATGATCCCGATGAAAACCATAACCTGGTTAATACCATGCCCGATAAAGTTGAAGAACTGAAAAAACTGCTTTTTAGCTGGCGAAAGGATGTAAATGCAGAAGAACCGAATTTATCGGCCACTAAAACCAAGAACGAATAA
- a CDS encoding glycoside hydrolase family 43 protein, with protein sequence MMKGAFVLLSLFLNLKVRATKPYNNLTDTTRTFNNIIGDGADPWVIKDNGYYYMCLQKRGGVSISKSKYLSRPGEFKQVWHQPKTGWNKACLWAPEVHHIGSKWYIYYAAGESGPPFIHQRSGVLESVTDDPQGAYTDKGMLKTGDDHTDPTGTFWAIDLTVGFINNQLYAVWSGWEHNPTTDKTPQCLYIAKMSNPWTISSDRVKISSPEQTWETGGPLNLNEGPEFLKHDENIFIIYSTRESWLPSYRLGQLKLADPTRTPLNAGNWIKSGPVFRGTPDVFGVGHASFTTSPDGTEWWIMYHSKKEAKGNWNRNIRLQQFKWKKDGSPDFGKPIAGGTQIKRPSGELP encoded by the coding sequence ATGATGAAAGGTGCATTTGTGCTGTTGTCACTATTCCTAAACTTAAAAGTACGCGCTACCAAACCTTATAATAACCTTACTGATACTACCAGGACATTTAATAATATAATTGGCGATGGGGCCGACCCTTGGGTAATTAAGGATAACGGCTATTATTACATGTGCCTGCAAAAACGCGGCGGGGTAAGCATTAGTAAATCAAAATACCTGTCGCGGCCAGGTGAGTTTAAACAAGTATGGCACCAGCCTAAAACCGGCTGGAATAAGGCCTGTCTGTGGGCGCCGGAAGTGCACCATATTGGCAGCAAATGGTATATTTATTATGCCGCCGGTGAGTCGGGCCCGCCATTTATACATCAGCGCAGCGGTGTGCTGGAATCGGTAACCGATGACCCGCAAGGTGCTTATACAGACAAAGGCATGCTGAAGACGGGCGATGACCATACCGACCCGACCGGTACTTTTTGGGCTATCGATTTAACGGTGGGGTTTATTAATAACCAACTGTACGCTGTTTGGTCGGGCTGGGAGCATAATCCAACTACTGATAAAACACCGCAATGCCTGTACATAGCCAAAATGAGTAACCCCTGGACGATCAGTTCAGACAGGGTGAAAATATCATCGCCTGAACAAACCTGGGAAACAGGCGGCCCCCTGAACTTGAATGAGGGGCCTGAATTTCTAAAGCACGATGAAAATATCTTCATCATTTATTCTACCCGTGAATCATGGTTACCATCATATCGCTTAGGTCAGTTAAAATTGGCCGATCCTACCAGGACACCGCTTAACGCGGGCAACTGGATAAAATCGGGCCCGGTATTTCGCGGTACACCCGATGTGTTTGGGGTGGGGCATGCCAGTTTTACTACATCGCCCGATGGTACAGAATGGTGGATCATGTATCATTCCAAAAAAGAAGCTAAAGGCAACTGGAACAGAAATATCCGGCTGCAGCAATTTAAATGGAA